One Saccharopolyspora erythraea NRRL 2338 genomic region harbors:
- the speD gene encoding adenosylmethionine decarboxylase: MSIDTGTLQPVGLFTGQHVLAELEGVDPDLLDDEQFLRDTLQSALDRSYATVCEMIARRFEPQGVTVLALLSESHASMHTYPENGSIFIDVFTCGHTAQPERAVALLAEALSPTAVNTQTIHRGHDYPAS; this comes from the coding sequence ATGTCGATTGACACCGGGACCCTGCAACCGGTCGGTCTGTTCACCGGCCAGCACGTCCTCGCTGAACTTGAGGGCGTCGATCCGGATCTGCTCGACGACGAGCAGTTCCTGCGGGACACGCTGCAGAGCGCGTTGGACCGGTCGTACGCCACGGTGTGCGAGATGATCGCCAGGCGGTTCGAGCCGCAGGGCGTCACCGTGCTGGCACTGCTGTCGGAGTCCCACGCTTCGATGCACACCTACCCGGAGAACGGCTCGATCTTCATCGACGTCTTCACCTGCGGGCACACCGCGCAGCCGGAGCGGGCGGTGGCGCTGCTCGCCGAGGCGTTGAGCCCCACGGCGGTGAATACTCAGACCATTCACCGCGGCCACGACTACCCGGCGTCGTGA
- a CDS encoding spermidine synthase codes for MIELDGHRWIQEPMGDGMRRLWRIDEVLWEGDTAFQHVVIGRTDQGISLFCDDDRQSTEFSQLVYHEAMMVPAFLLAEKVQRVLIIGSSEGVASKMSVQAGATRVDHVDIDSECVKVCAEHLPYGYTAEELPGVENGDGPIALHYADGWSFLDQAPPEGYDIVVVDLPDEREDETDGQHNRLYGLEFIQRCQTVLSPGGVVAVQAGCPTVWRNKTLIRAYNRFRSIFDTVSYFGSDEHEWAFLFGRVEPIDDPTNVMLESFPNSSYRPESIDDASLIGCTVPPYSLRNQD; via the coding sequence TTGATCGAACTCGATGGGCACCGGTGGATCCAGGAGCCGATGGGCGATGGAATGCGGCGCCTGTGGCGGATCGACGAGGTGCTGTGGGAGGGCGACACCGCGTTCCAGCACGTGGTGATCGGCCGCACCGACCAGGGGATCTCGCTGTTCTGCGACGACGACCGGCAGAGCACCGAGTTCTCCCAGCTCGTCTACCACGAGGCGATGATGGTCCCGGCGTTCCTCCTCGCCGAGAAGGTGCAGCGGGTGCTGATCATCGGCTCCAGCGAGGGCGTGGCGAGCAAGATGTCGGTGCAGGCGGGCGCGACCCGCGTCGACCACGTCGACATCGACAGCGAGTGCGTGAAGGTCTGCGCCGAGCACCTGCCCTACGGCTACACCGCCGAGGAGCTGCCCGGGGTGGAGAACGGTGACGGCCCGATCGCGCTGCACTACGCCGACGGCTGGAGCTTCCTCGACCAGGCGCCGCCGGAGGGCTACGACATCGTCGTGGTCGACCTGCCCGACGAGCGCGAGGACGAGACCGACGGCCAGCACAACCGGCTCTACGGCCTGGAGTTCATCCAGCGGTGCCAGACCGTGCTGTCGCCGGGCGGTGTCGTCGCGGTCCAGGCCGGCTGCCCGACGGTGTGGCGGAACAAGACGCTGATCCGCGCCTACAACCGGTTCCGCTCGATCTTCGACACCGTGTCGTACTTCGGCTCCGACGAGCACGAGTGGGCGTTCCTGTTCGGCCGCGTCGAGCCGATCGACGACCCGACCAACGTCATGCTGGAGTCGTTCCCGAACAGCTCGTACCGGCCGGAGTCGATCGACGACGCGAGCCTCATCGGCTGCACCGTGCCGCCGTACTCGCTGCGCAACCAGGACTGA
- a CDS encoding aldo/keto reductase, giving the protein MQRRTLGRTGISVSKYALGTMMLGQWGNADHDDAVRLVHTALDAGVNLVDTADMYSHGESERIVGKALRGRRDDVVLATKGFFPMGEDPNRGGGSRRWITRAVEDSLRRLGTDRIDLYQIHRPDPATDIDETLSVLSDLVRAGKIMAIGSSDFPAEQIVEARWVAQRRNHIAFHTEQPPYSVFVRGIERSVLPTARKYGMGVLTWSPLNSGWLTGRYRRGTEIELNEFRRLIAHKFDLDLAGNQRKLDAVEELLALADAAGVSLTHLALAFAASHAAVTSVILGPRTVEQLHDVLGAAEVALDDEVLDRIDEIVAPGTDLNPADIDYAPPHMTSAGLRRRPPAER; this is encoded by the coding sequence ATGCAACGCAGGACTCTGGGCCGAACCGGGATCTCGGTCAGCAAGTACGCGCTGGGCACGATGATGCTCGGCCAGTGGGGCAACGCCGACCACGACGACGCGGTGCGGCTCGTGCACACCGCCCTCGACGCGGGCGTCAACCTCGTCGACACCGCCGACATGTACTCCCACGGCGAGTCCGAGCGAATCGTCGGCAAGGCGCTGCGCGGCAGGCGGGACGACGTGGTGCTGGCGACCAAGGGCTTCTTCCCGATGGGGGAGGACCCCAACCGCGGTGGCGGCTCGCGCCGGTGGATCACCCGCGCGGTCGAGGACAGCCTGCGCAGGCTCGGCACCGACCGCATCGACCTGTACCAGATCCACCGCCCCGACCCGGCCACCGACATCGACGAGACCCTGTCGGTGCTGTCCGACCTGGTGCGCGCCGGCAAGATCATGGCCATCGGCTCGTCGGACTTCCCCGCCGAGCAGATCGTGGAGGCGCGGTGGGTCGCGCAGCGCCGCAACCACATCGCCTTCCACACCGAGCAGCCGCCGTACTCGGTGTTCGTGCGGGGCATCGAGCGGTCGGTGCTGCCGACCGCGCGGAAGTACGGCATGGGCGTGCTCACCTGGAGCCCGCTCAACAGCGGCTGGCTGACCGGGCGCTACCGGCGCGGCACCGAGATCGAGCTCAACGAGTTCCGGCGGCTCATCGCGCACAAGTTCGACCTCGACCTGGCGGGCAACCAACGCAAGCTCGACGCCGTCGAGGAGCTGCTGGCGCTGGCCGACGCCGCCGGCGTCTCGCTGACGCACCTGGCGCTGGCCTTCGCCGCCTCGCACGCCGCCGTGACGTCGGTGATCCTCGGCCCGCGCACCGTCGAGCAGCTCCACGACGTGCTGGGCGCGGCCGAGGTGGCCCTCGACGACGAGGTGCTCGACCGGATCGACGAGATCGTCGCGCCCGGCACGGACCTCAACCCCGCCGACATCGACTACGCCCCGCCGCACATGACCTCCGCCGGCCTGCGCCGCCGTCCGCCGGCCGAGCGGTAG
- the rbsK gene encoding ribokinase, translated as MTTTVTVFGSCNMDLVAYVGTAPGRGETVLGREFTTVPGGKGANQALAAAKAGAAVHMIGAVGRDEFGEQIRASLAGSGVDTSALRAVDGRSGTAHITVDDDGGNSIIVVPSANATVDGLAPGDEELIAASGSLLLQLEIPFEGVAAAAAAGRRNGVRVVLTPAPAAELPDDVLSNVDLLVPNEHEAEALVGEHDPKRALAALLERVPEVVITLGGRGSLYGSRGGEVVEMPSFPVRAVDTTAAGDTFAGVLSVALGEGAGIREALRRASAAAALSVQRNGASSSMPTRQEIADFLASV; from the coding sequence GTGACGACGACTGTGACCGTATTCGGCAGCTGCAACATGGACCTGGTGGCCTACGTGGGCACGGCACCCGGACGGGGGGAGACCGTGCTGGGACGCGAGTTCACCACCGTCCCCGGCGGCAAGGGCGCCAACCAGGCGCTGGCCGCGGCCAAGGCAGGCGCGGCGGTGCACATGATCGGCGCGGTGGGCCGCGACGAGTTCGGCGAGCAGATCCGCGCGAGCCTGGCAGGGTCCGGGGTGGACACCAGCGCCCTGCGCGCCGTCGACGGCCGCAGCGGCACCGCGCACATCACCGTCGACGACGACGGCGGCAACTCCATCATCGTGGTCCCGTCGGCCAACGCCACTGTGGATGGTCTGGCGCCCGGCGACGAGGAGCTGATCGCGGCGTCGGGAAGTCTGCTGCTGCAACTGGAGATCCCGTTCGAGGGGGTGGCCGCGGCAGCCGCCGCGGGGCGCCGCAACGGCGTCCGAGTTGTGTTGACCCCGGCACCTGCCGCCGAGCTCCCCGACGACGTCCTGTCCAACGTGGACCTGCTGGTGCCCAACGAGCACGAGGCGGAGGCGCTGGTGGGCGAGCACGACCCGAAGCGGGCGCTGGCCGCGCTGCTGGAGCGGGTGCCGGAGGTCGTGATCACGCTCGGTGGCCGCGGTTCGCTCTACGGCAGCCGCGGCGGTGAGGTCGTGGAGATGCCGAGCTTCCCGGTCCGGGCCGTGGACACCACCGCCGCGGGTGACACCTTCGCGGGCGTGCTCAGCGTGGCCCTCGGCGAGGGCGCCGGCATCCGCGAGGCGCTGCGCCGGGCCTCGGCCGCGGCCGCGCTGTCGGTGCAGCGGAACGGGGCCAGCAGTTCGATGCCGACCAGGCAGGAGATTGCGGACTTTCTGGCCTCTGTTTGA
- a CDS encoding histone-like nucleoid-structuring protein Lsr2 — protein MAQKVTVQLVDDVDGSEAESTVEFGLDGVSYSIDLSKENAAKLRDSLASYVASARRTGGRKRPGGKANKPASAPSAADRERNQAIREWAREQGMQVSDRGRIPSEVVEAYDNAQ, from the coding sequence GTGGCGCAGAAGGTCACCGTTCAGCTTGTCGACGATGTCGACGGTTCGGAAGCGGAGTCCACGGTCGAGTTCGGCCTGGACGGGGTCAGCTACTCAATTGACCTGTCGAAGGAGAATGCCGCCAAACTCCGCGACTCGCTGGCGTCTTACGTGGCCAGCGCGCGTCGCACCGGCGGGCGCAAGCGCCCCGGGGGCAAGGCGAACAAGCCCGCCTCCGCGCCCAGTGCCGCCGACCGCGAGCGCAACCAGGCCATTCGCGAATGGGCCAGGGAACAGGGCATGCAGGTTTCCGACCGCGGCCGTATTCCGTCCGAGGTGGTCGAGGCCTACGACAACGCTCAGTGA
- a CDS encoding histone-like nucleoid-structuring protein Lsr2, protein MAERIQVELVDDIDGSPAQHTVTFALDGVTYEIDLSERNAQRLRAVFERYIERARSPQGAPRSTRAQEREERETRQANRQLTEQIRGAAQRTREHLNQKAQEAAAAVDEPGEEAGELPALQLSQEESVQQESPVPAVSLPQFSSAVD, encoded by the coding sequence ATGGCCGAGCGGATTCAGGTCGAACTCGTCGACGACATCGACGGGTCCCCAGCCCAGCACACCGTCACTTTCGCGCTTGACGGCGTGACCTATGAAATCGACCTGAGCGAGCGGAATGCGCAGCGCTTGCGTGCGGTCTTCGAGCGCTACATCGAGCGCGCCAGGTCGCCGCAGGGCGCGCCGCGCAGCACCCGTGCGCAGGAGCGGGAGGAGCGCGAGACCAGGCAGGCCAACCGCCAGCTCACCGAGCAGATCCGCGGCGCCGCCCAGCGCACCCGCGAGCACCTGAACCAGAAGGCGCAGGAGGCCGCGGCCGCCGTCGACGAACCCGGCGAGGAAGCCGGGGAACTGCCGGCGCTGCAACTGAGCCAGGAAGAGTCCGTGCAGCAGGAATCCCCGGTTCCCGCGGTTTCGCTGCCGCAGTTCTCCTCCGCGGTGGACTGA
- a CDS encoding ABC transporter substrate-binding protein: MLRERSGRYAMAAVLAAVCATTGCAPLVDVERTAAELRTSVQAPTVRGGEAVIALDQEPDRLDPTLATTLAGRQVFAGLCEKLYDVDQAGRIVPQLATELPRASADGRELTIPLRPGVRFNDGTPFDAAAVKRSLDRHRELDGSSRRVELSAVASVEVADPATVRLRLTTPSAPLPSVLADRAGMVMSPAQLDRLGENFSDHPVCVGPFEFVERVAQDRIVLRRSDFYYGRDHVMLDRLVYRAVPDDNIRLANLRSGEFDVVWEAGPPEVPILARDSDVVLLNTPSVQYMGITVNIANVGGSTGPVPGPLAADPRVREALSLSIDRATLNKISFNGLYRPACGPIPPTSEFATPRTQACPPHDVGRARRLLAEAGVRTPLRVELMLANDSAQNRTGQVIQAMAARAGFDVVLRPTESTSAIAAAKKGRFETFLIGWSGRPDPDGNIAVMHTEGSPQNYSGHSTPETDALIARAAAEQNPDRRRGLYELVVEDLHERNNVIYLYRQQYYTAHSADLAGVAVYPDGIMRMAGAGYRAHEG; this comes from the coding sequence GTGTTGCGAGAGCGGTCCGGGCGGTACGCGATGGCGGCCGTGCTGGCCGCCGTCTGCGCGACGACCGGGTGCGCCCCGCTGGTCGACGTCGAACGCACCGCCGCTGAGCTGCGGACTTCGGTGCAGGCGCCGACGGTGCGCGGCGGCGAGGCGGTCATCGCCCTCGACCAGGAACCCGACCGCCTCGACCCGACCCTGGCCACGACGCTGGCCGGCAGGCAGGTCTTCGCGGGTCTGTGCGAGAAGCTCTACGACGTCGACCAGGCAGGCCGGATCGTCCCGCAGCTCGCCACCGAGTTACCCCGGGCGTCCGCCGACGGACGTGAGCTCACCATCCCGCTGCGCCCGGGTGTCCGGTTCAACGACGGCACGCCCTTCGACGCGGCCGCGGTCAAGAGGAGCCTGGACCGCCACCGCGAGCTCGACGGCTCATCCCGCCGCGTGGAGCTCTCCGCGGTCGCCTCCGTCGAGGTCGCCGACCCCGCGACCGTCCGGCTGCGCCTGACCACGCCGTCGGCGCCGCTGCCCAGCGTGCTGGCCGACCGCGCCGGGATGGTCATGTCGCCGGCTCAGCTGGACAGGCTCGGCGAGAACTTCTCCGACCACCCCGTCTGCGTCGGCCCCTTCGAGTTCGTCGAACGCGTCGCCCAGGACCGGATCGTGTTGCGGCGCAGCGACTTCTACTACGGCCGCGACCACGTGATGCTGGACCGCCTGGTCTACCGGGCGGTCCCGGACGACAACATCCGCCTGGCCAACCTGCGCTCCGGCGAGTTCGACGTCGTGTGGGAGGCCGGGCCGCCGGAAGTGCCGATCCTCGCCAGGGATTCCGACGTCGTGCTGCTCAACACACCCTCGGTGCAGTACATGGGCATCACGGTGAACATCGCCAACGTGGGCGGGTCGACCGGTCCGGTGCCGGGGCCGCTCGCCGCCGACCCGCGGGTCCGGGAGGCGCTGTCGCTGTCCATCGACCGCGCCACGCTGAACAAGATCTCATTCAACGGCCTCTACCGGCCCGCCTGCGGGCCGATCCCGCCGACCAGCGAGTTCGCCACCCCGCGGACCCAGGCGTGCCCGCCGCACGACGTCGGACGCGCCAGGCGGCTGCTCGCCGAGGCGGGCGTGCGCACCCCGCTGCGGGTGGAGCTGATGCTGGCCAACGACTCGGCGCAGAACCGCACCGGCCAGGTCATCCAGGCGATGGCCGCGCGGGCGGGCTTCGACGTCGTGCTCCGCCCGACCGAGTCGACCAGCGCCATCGCGGCGGCCAAGAAGGGCCGGTTCGAGACGTTCCTGATCGGCTGGTCCGGGCGCCCCGACCCCGACGGCAACATCGCCGTGATGCACACCGAGGGCAGCCCGCAGAACTACAGCGGCCACTCCACACCCGAGACCGACGCGCTGATCGCGCGGGCCGCCGCCGAGCAGAACCCGGACCGCCGCCGCGGGCTCTACGAGCTCGTCGTCGAGGACCTGCACGAGCGCAACAACGTCATCTACCTCTACCGCCAGCAGTACTACACCGCGCACTCCGCGGATCTGGCCGGCGTCGCGGTGTACCCGGACGGGATCATGCGGATGGCCGGCGCCGGCTACCGGGCGCACGAGGGTTGA
- a CDS encoding ABC transporter permease, whose amino-acid sequence MPRGYAFSRILQSLVTLVLVSLVVFAGLRALPGDPAVALAGPEADDAAIEQIRHSYGLDQPLPVQYATWLGRAVRGDFGESATTGLPIGEIILGRIPVTLELAVLSLLFAALVGLAAGVVSAVRRGGPLDWLGNGLSLFGLSIPNFWLGLMCVLVFAVWLGVLPASGFVPFTESPWENLERMVLPAFVLGSGLAAVLMRQMRSSMLDSLGSDYVRTARAKGAGEWRVVGVHGLRNSLITVMTILGLQLGALISGAVVTEQIFVLPGFGKLMVDSVFTRDFPVIQAAVLVTAAGYIAVNLAVDLLYSVVDPRIRVRGGAR is encoded by the coding sequence ATGCCGCGCGGTTACGCCTTCAGCCGGATCCTCCAGTCGCTGGTGACGCTCGTGCTGGTCTCGCTGGTCGTGTTCGCCGGGCTGCGGGCCCTGCCGGGTGACCCCGCCGTCGCGCTGGCCGGTCCGGAGGCCGACGACGCCGCGATCGAGCAGATCCGCCACTCCTACGGGCTGGACCAGCCGCTGCCGGTGCAGTACGCCACCTGGCTCGGCCGCGCGGTCCGGGGCGACTTCGGCGAGTCGGCCACCACCGGCCTGCCGATCGGCGAGATCATCCTCGGCCGCATCCCGGTGACCCTCGAGCTCGCGGTGCTCAGCCTGCTGTTCGCCGCGCTGGTCGGGCTCGCCGCGGGTGTCGTCTCGGCGGTGCGCCGCGGCGGTCCGCTCGACTGGCTCGGCAACGGGCTGTCGCTGTTCGGCCTGTCCATCCCCAACTTCTGGCTCGGCCTGATGTGCGTGCTGGTCTTCGCGGTGTGGCTGGGTGTGCTGCCCGCGTCGGGATTCGTGCCGTTCACCGAGTCGCCGTGGGAGAACCTGGAACGGATGGTGCTGCCCGCGTTCGTGCTCGGCAGCGGCCTGGCGGCGGTGCTGATGCGCCAGATGCGATCGTCCATGTTGGACTCGCTCGGCTCCGACTACGTGCGCACCGCGCGGGCCAAGGGCGCGGGCGAGTGGCGCGTCGTCGGCGTGCACGGGCTCCGCAACAGCCTGATCACGGTCATGACGATCCTGGGCCTGCAACTGGGCGCGCTGATCTCCGGTGCGGTGGTTACCGAGCAGATCTTCGTGCTGCCCGGCTTCGGCAAGCTGATGGTGGACTCGGTGTTCACCAGGGACTTCCCGGTGATCCAGGCCGCGGTGCTGGTGACCGCGGCCGGCTACATCGCGGTCAACCTCGCCGTCGACCTGCTCTACTCGGTGGTCGATCCCCGGATCAGGGTGCGCGGAGGTGCGCGGTGA
- a CDS encoding ABC transporter permease, which produces MTHAAAVSGSRRVLRRLVRHRTGVVGLVLSAALVLAAVAVPLIAPTDPAAVDFNRVLQQPSASAWLGTDELGRDQLSRVLHGIRASLTVGVLSVLLALVVSVPLGLVAGYYRGVVDSVVSRITDTLLAFPFLVLAVGLAAVLGASLLNAAIAIGVSQVPNLIRVVRGETLRLSSEAYVDAAVAAGARGGAVLFGHVLPNAVNALLVQITVAIPAAIIGEALLSFLGLGVQPPSPSLGVMLSAAQTYFAQAPWLVVFPGLAVVLATLGFNLLGDGLRDALDPKGNR; this is translated from the coding sequence GTGACGCATGCGGCCGCCGTCAGCGGCTCCCGCAGGGTGCTGCGACGCCTCGTCCGCCACCGGACCGGCGTCGTCGGTCTGGTGCTCAGCGCCGCGCTGGTGCTCGCGGCGGTGGCGGTGCCGCTGATCGCGCCGACGGACCCGGCGGCGGTCGACTTCAACCGCGTGTTGCAGCAGCCTTCGGCGTCGGCCTGGCTCGGCACCGACGAGCTCGGCCGCGACCAGCTCTCCCGCGTCCTGCACGGCATCCGCGCCTCGCTGACCGTCGGGGTGCTCTCGGTGCTGCTCGCGCTCGTGGTCTCGGTGCCGCTCGGGCTGGTGGCCGGGTACTACCGCGGCGTCGTCGACTCCGTCGTCTCCCGGATCACCGACACCCTGCTGGCCTTCCCGTTCCTGGTGCTCGCCGTCGGCCTCGCCGCGGTCCTCGGCGCGTCGCTGCTCAACGCCGCCATCGCCATCGGCGTGTCCCAGGTGCCCAACCTCATCCGCGTCGTGCGCGGCGAGACCCTGCGCCTGTCCAGCGAGGCCTACGTCGACGCCGCCGTCGCGGCGGGCGCCCGAGGCGGCGCGGTGCTGTTCGGCCACGTCCTGCCGAACGCGGTCAACGCGCTGCTTGTCCAAATCACCGTCGCGATCCCGGCGGCCATCATCGGCGAGGCGCTGCTGTCGTTCCTCGGGCTCGGCGTGCAGCCGCCGTCGCCGTCGCTCGGGGTGATGCTCTCGGCGGCCCAGACCTACTTCGCCCAGGCGCCGTGGCTGGTGGTCTTCCCCGGCCTGGCGGTGGTGCTGGCGACGCTCGGCTTCAACCTGCTCGGCGACGGCCTGCGCGACGCCCTGGACCCGAAGGGGAACCGATGA
- a CDS encoding ABC transporter ATP-binding protein: protein MTVLAFSGLSVRFRTESGTTDAVRDVDFALEPGEVLAVVGESGSGKSVTAMAALGLLPPNAEVTGSIRVDGSEVVGRTPRELRRIRGGELAMIFQEPMTSLNPVFTIGWQIAEAVRMHTDLSRSRARARAVELLEAVGIPEPRRRLRHYPHQLSGGQRQRVMIAMALACEPKVLIADEPTTALDVTVQAGILALLRDLRDRLGMTILLITHDMGVVADLADRVVVMYRGEVVEQASVEELFAEPGHEYTRTLLSAVPRLDEKPDATAEPAETPVLEVHDLAMAYGGQRVVDGVSLRIGRGQTLGLVGESGSGKSTVGRCVTRLAEPVAGRVVLNGQDITHLPARRLRPLRRKLGIVFQDPGSSLDPRMSIGDSIAEPLRLHRAARGRALERRVAGLLDAVELSAGMRGRHPHELSGGQRQRVSIARALALDPELLVADEPTSALDVSVQDAVLELLLDLQRKLGFGCLFISHDLAVVNLLASRVAVMHRGTIVEAGETARVLGEPEHAYTRRLLDAAPIPDPVRQRERRLASRA, encoded by the coding sequence ATGACGGTGCTGGCGTTCTCCGGCCTGTCGGTGCGCTTCCGCACCGAGAGCGGCACGACCGACGCCGTCCGGGACGTGGACTTCGCGCTCGAGCCCGGCGAGGTCCTGGCGGTGGTGGGCGAGTCGGGGTCGGGCAAGAGCGTGACCGCGATGGCGGCCCTCGGCCTGCTGCCGCCCAACGCCGAGGTGACCGGAAGCATCCGCGTCGACGGCTCGGAAGTCGTCGGGCGCACCCCGCGCGAGCTGCGCCGCATCCGGGGCGGCGAGCTGGCGATGATCTTCCAGGAACCGATGACCTCGCTGAACCCCGTGTTCACCATCGGCTGGCAGATCGCCGAAGCCGTCCGGATGCACACCGACCTGTCGCGGTCGAGAGCACGCGCTCGGGCCGTCGAGCTGCTCGAAGCCGTCGGCATCCCCGAACCGCGCCGCCGCCTGCGCCACTACCCGCACCAGCTCTCCGGAGGGCAGCGGCAGCGGGTGATGATCGCGATGGCGCTGGCCTGCGAGCCCAAGGTGCTCATCGCCGACGAACCGACGACCGCGCTCGACGTCACGGTCCAGGCCGGGATCCTGGCCCTGCTGCGCGACCTGCGCGACCGGCTCGGCATGACGATCCTGCTGATCACCCACGACATGGGCGTGGTCGCCGACCTGGCCGACCGGGTCGTGGTGATGTACCGCGGCGAGGTCGTCGAGCAGGCGTCCGTCGAGGAACTGTTCGCCGAGCCCGGACACGAGTACACGCGGACACTGCTCTCGGCCGTGCCCCGCCTGGACGAGAAGCCGGACGCGACCGCCGAGCCCGCCGAGACCCCGGTGCTGGAAGTCCACGACCTCGCCATGGCCTACGGCGGGCAGCGGGTCGTCGACGGCGTGTCCCTGCGCATCGGACGCGGGCAGACCCTCGGCCTGGTCGGGGAGTCCGGATCGGGCAAGTCGACCGTCGGCCGCTGCGTGACCAGGCTGGCCGAACCCGTCGCGGGCCGGGTCGTGCTGAACGGTCAGGACATCACGCATCTCCCGGCGCGCCGCCTGCGCCCGCTGCGCCGCAAGCTCGGCATCGTCTTCCAGGACCCGGGGTCGTCGCTCGACCCGCGCATGAGCATCGGCGACAGCATCGCCGAACCCCTCCGCCTGCATCGCGCAGCCCGCGGCCGGGCACTGGAACGCCGCGTCGCCGGCCTGCTCGACGCCGTCGAGCTGAGCGCGGGCATGCGCGGCAGGCACCCGCACGAGCTGTCCGGAGGGCAACGGCAGCGGGTGAGCATCGCCCGCGCCCTGGCATTGGACCCCGAACTGCTCGTCGCCGACGAACCCACCAGCGCCCTGGACGTCTCCGTGCAGGACGCCGTCCTCGAGCTCCTGCTCGACCTGCAGCGCAAGCTCGGCTTCGGCTGCCTGTTCATCAGCCACGACCTGGCCGTGGTCAACCTGCTGGCGAGCCGGGTCGCGGTGATGCACCGCGGCACGATCGTCGAGGCGGGCGAGACGGCGCGGGTGCTCGGCGAGCCAGAGCACGCCTACACCCGGCGCCTGCTCGACGCCGCGCCGATCCCGGACCCGGTCCGCCAGCGCGAACGCCGGCTCGCCTCGCGCGCGTGA